One Malus sylvestris chromosome 14, drMalSylv7.2, whole genome shotgun sequence DNA segment encodes these proteins:
- the LOC126598557 gene encoding sigma factor binding protein 2, chloroplastic encodes MNNPNPNPNQQSSKTNKAKNRKTTKSSNSSKKKQGGIKVVYISNPMKVITSASQFRALVQELTGQDSALPADPARFSAVYSSSPNSSFIGEALPDSTVQNHHHHHEHLHDYALDREVASSPTSYQEQAAGSSNSNDSKNQHEIELYDDLFVPEMVDNFGGLLPSTVMYGSSS; translated from the coding sequence ATGaataaccctaaccctaaccctaaccaaCAAAGTAGTAAAACTAACAAAGCCAAAAATAGAAAGACTACGAAAAGTAGTAACAGTAGCAAGAAAAAGCAAGGCGGCATCAAAGTTGTGTACATCTCCAACCCAATGAAGGTGATTACGAGTGCCTCACAATTCAGGGCTTTGGTTCAGGAGCTCACCGGCCAAGACTCCGCGCTCCCGGCCGACCCCGCTAGGTTTTCGGCCGTGTACTCATCGTCTCCGAACAGCAGTTTCATCGGTGAGGCGCTTCCGGATTCGACAGTGCagaatcatcatcatcatcatgaaCATCTTCATGATTATGCATTAGATCGAGAGGTGGCTTCCAGTCCTACTAGTTACCAAGAGCAGGCAGCTGGGAGTTCAAACTCAAATGATAGCAAAAATCAGCACGAGATTGAGCTGTATGATGATCTTTTTGTGCCTGAAATGGTTGACAACTTTGGGGGTTTGTTGCCTTCCACTGTCATGTATGGATCTTCCTCTTAA